A stretch of DNA from Armatimonadota bacterium:
CCCGGCCAGCGCATGATCGTCGGCTCGCGCATCCCGCCTTCCCATGTAGTGCCCTTACCGCTCCGAAGCGGTAGCGCGCTTCCACCGTCCTTGCCCTTGACGAGCCACGGCCCGTTGTCCGAGGTGAATACGACCAGCGTGTTGTCGTCGAGTCCCAGTTCCTTTAGCGTCTCCATGATCCGGCCGGCGCTCCAGTCAATGCACTCGACCACGTCGCCGTAGAGGCCGCCTCTGGACTTGCCGAGGAACTCCTCCGACGCGGCGAGCGGGGTGTGCGGGAAAGTGTGGGGCAGGTAGAGGAAGAACGGTTCATCGCTGTGCTTCCTGATGAACCTGATCGCCTCGTCGGTGTACCGCTCGGTGAGCGTCTCGAGCACGGCGGGCTGCTCGATGATCTCTTCGCCGCGGATCAGCGGCACCTTGTCGTCGCCGTACTTCATGTCGTTGCTGTACGGAAGGCCGTAGTAGTAGTCGAAACCGTGTCTGGTCGGCAGGAACTCCTTCTGCCACCCGAGGTGCCATTTCCCGATGCACGCCGTGGCGTATCCCTCACCCCTGAGCAGTTCAGCCAGAGTGATCTCCTTCGAACTGATGCCGATACTGTGGCTGTAGTTGATCACTTGTGGGAGGTTGACTCGCTGCGGATAGCAGCCCGTCAGGAGCGCAGCCCGGCTCGGTGTGCAGACGGGTGCGGCTGAGTAGAAGCTGGTGAATCTCATGCCCTCTGTCGCCATCTGATCGAGTTTCGGGGTCTTGATGTTCGGCGATCCGAAGCAGCCGACGTCCTGGTAACCGAGATCGTCGCAGAAGATTATCACGACGTTCGGTTTCTTCGCCCCGTACGCCGGGAGAGGCAACCCGCACAATCCGAGGCAGGCAGCTCCTGCCAGGGAGCCTCTCAGGAAATCGCGCCTGGTCATTGCATCGGACATCTCGCACCTCCGACCGTCCATGTGATCATCCCTGGCCGCCGTCTTAGGATGAAGCCAGCCGTGAAGCAGTTGCTGTCGCTTCGGCGGCGACTGCGGCGATATGCTCCGCGTCGAGCCCGTAATGTTCCCGCAGGACCGATATCTTGCCGTGGACCGCGAACTCGTCTGGCAGGCCGATAAGGCGTATCTCCACATCGTTGACGCCTGCCTCAGCGAGCAGTTCCATCACTGCCGAGCCGAATCCTCCGCTCGCGGAGTTCTCCTCGACGACGACCAGCCTGCGGCACTTGCGTGCGAATCGGGTGATCACCTCGGAGTCGAGTGGTTTTGCGTACCGGGCGTTCACCAGAGCCGCCGATGTGCCTGACTCGCGGAGTATCTCTCGCGCCTTCAGCGCTGGATGCACCATGGAACCGATCGCCACGATGCAGACGTCATCCCCGTCGCCGATCACTTCGGATAGCCCGAGCGCCAGCCCGCTGACGTCGTCATGGCTCGGGAGCATCGGGTTTGACCCCCGAGGGTATCGAATCGCGACAGGTCCGGGATGCTCCAGGGCCAGTACCAGCATCGCCCGGAGTTCCACCGGATCGGACGGGGCGGCGATCGTGAGGTTCGGCATGTGGCGCAGGTACGAGAGGTCGAAGACGCCGTGGTGGGTCGGGCCGTCCTCGCCAACCAGTCCAGCGCGGTCAATCGCGAAGACCACGGGCAGTCTCTGCAGGCAGACATCATGCAGCACCTGATCATACGCGCGCTGGAGGAAGGTGGAGTACACGGCCACGACCGGCCTCATGCCCGCCGCCGCGAGTCCAGCCGCGAAGGTGACCGCATGGGGCTCGGCGATGCCCACATCAAAGAACCGATCCGGGAACTGCTCCGCGAATGAACTCAAGCCCGTGCCGTCCGGCATGGCTGCGGTGACGGCGACTATGCGTTCGTCAGCGGTGGCCAGCTCGATCAGCGCGTCGGAAAATGCGCTCGTGTAAGTCTGATCGCCCGACGAGGGCTGAGCCTCTCCGTTCGTGATCTCGAAAGGCGGGGTGCCGTGCCAGAGGCGCGAGTCCTTTTCCGCGTGTTCGTAGCCTTTGCCTTTCGTGGTGAGGACGTGTACCATGACGGGGCCGTCCATCGTCTTCGCGGCGCTCAGTATCTCCATCATCAGCCCGATGTCGTGCCCGTCTATCGGTCCGAGGTAAGTGAATCCCATCTCCTCGAAGATGACGCCGGTTTCCGAGCCGATCAGCCTCGTGACGCCGTGCAGGATTCCCTCGGCGGTGCGCGAGAGAGTCCTGCCGCCTACCGGCAGGTTCTCGACGACGCTCTTTGCGCGGTCCTCGACCCTGCGGTAGAGGGGCAGGGCGCGGAGCTTGCTCAGGTGCATCGCCAGCGCGCCGACGTTCGGTGAGATTGACATCTCGTTGTCGTTCAAGATGACCAGCATCTTCGAGCCGAGCTGGCCCGCGTTGTTGAACGCCTCCATCGCCTGGCCGCCGGTTAGTGCGCCGTCGCCGATCACCGCCACGATCTTCTCGTCCGTGCCTCTGAGGTCGCGCGCCTTGGCGAATCCGAGCGCCGCCGAGATCGAAGTACTCGAGTGTCCCGCGCCGAAGGCGTCGTGCAGGCTCTCCGACCGCCGCGGGAACCCGCTTATGCCCTCGTACTGCCTGAGGCTGTCGAAGCAGGCGCACCGGCCGGTGAGCATCTTGTGGGCATATGCCTGATGGCCCACGTCCCAGATGATCCGGTCCTTCGGTGATTCGTATACCGAGTGCAGGGCTATCGTGAGATCCACAGCGCCGAGGCTCGAGGCGAGGTGGCCTCCCGTCCTGGAGACGACCTGGACTATCCGCTCGCGTATTTCCTCGGCGAGCTGCCTTAGTTCTTCGGCGGTCAACACCTTCAGGTCCGCCGGATACTGAATCCGTTCGATGAGTCTGGTCATTCAGATACAACGTTCCTGTCGCGGCAGTGGGTTGCAGTCACATGCATCGTTCGATGTCCGCTGCCTGCTCGAGGTTGTCAACGTCCGCCGCAATCTCCGCCATTGGCGTGGTCACGGCCTTGATCCGCGCGCCGAGTATTCTGCCGGCGACCTTCTCGAGATCCGCAAGGGTGATTGCTCCAGGCCAGACAGCCTGCGCGAGTACCACTCTCAGCAGCACGCCGATTCCGAGCAATCTCGCTAGCCCGACGATGCTCTTCCGATTCTGCGCGACGCTCCGGATCGTGTCGCCGTTCTCCAGAATGAAGCGCCTGCTGAACAGCATGATGTTTCCCCCGGTGAAGGTTCCCTCCGCCATCTTCGCGTAGGTGCGCTTTACTCCCGGGAAGCGCCGCTCGCTGTCTTCTTTCGTCACGATCGGGTAGAAGAAATCCGCGTCGTAGTCGGCGCACCGCCCGACGAAATCGTCTATCGTCTCAGCCGTCGCCGCAGGGATGTCCGACGTGCAGACCAGCATGCGAGCGGCCTCGGCGCAGGTCTCGGCGCCCGCGATCAGGTTGTCAATCAGTGACCCTCGCGACTCGATTCGCTTCAAATCTCCGGAGCATGCCGCATCGCCGATCACGACGATCTCCCCGACATTCGCGGAAGCGATCAGCGCGTCAACGATGCGCTGGATCATCGTCCGCCCGGCGATCGGCAAGTCCGCCCTGTTGACGATTCCGTGCATCTCCGCCATGTCCGGTTCGGCGGGTGCTCCGGCAAGGACGATCGCGGGCAGGCTGCCGTTGGGGCTAGTCAATATCCAGTGCCTCCTCGCGGCCGACCGTCCGGGCGACGAAAACCGCACTCCCGGATGCGTCCGACCTGTCGGACAGATCGCACTCGGCACTCCGCGCCTGCGACTCGTCCTCGAAAAGACCGAACACCGCAGAGCCGCTCCCGCACAACAGCGCCGCCCGAGCGCCGGATTCTCTCAGGGCGTCTCTCATCTCGGCTATATCGGGGTGCTGCTCCATGGCTGGTGGTTCGAGATCGTTATGGACCAGAGAGTGCAGACCGGAGACCGGAGACCCGGACCGGACACACTCTACCATACGCATTGATGCCGTCCCTCGTTCGCTGTCCGGTGTCGGTTGACCGCCTGCCGCCCGCACTTCATCGAGCCTGCGGTAAGCCCACGGCGTCGAAATGCCGAACGGAGGCTTGACGACCACGATCCACATCTCGGGAACCTCTGGCAGAGCATGCACGTATTCTCCTCGGCCGGAAACCTGCGCCGTGCCGCCGACCATGAAGAACGGCACGTCAGAGCCGACCTGCGCCGCAAGACCGAAGACATCGTCCCGGCTCAACTCCAGTAGTAGGCCAAGACCTCTCAGTACGGCCGCAGCGTTGCTGCTTCCCCCGCCCAGCCCGGCCTCGGCGGGAATCCGTTTCTCGATTGCGATCTCCAGTCCCGGCGACACTCCGCTCGCCTCGAAGACCGCCGACGCCGCCCGATGCGCCAGGTTGCGGGCGTCCGTCGGTATGCCGTCCGTATCGCAGGTAAGCCGTATGCCAGAAGAGCCTCCAAGGGAGAGCGAGACTGTGTCATGCAGGCTGACGGTCTGCATGACGCTCTCGATGGCGTGGTAGCCGTCAGGCCGTTTCCCGAGCACGTCCAGGGTCAGGTTGACCTTGGCGAATGACCGCACAACAACCGATTTGCCGTCCAAATCCACTGGTTCAGTATACGTTTACACGCGTGAAATGTCAAACCGCGGGTGGGACATAAGTGTCAGAGTGCCCTTGCGATCGTCGCGAAGTCCTCGAGCGATAGCCGCTCCGCGCGAAGCGCGGGGTCAATCCCCGCTTGGTTCAGTACGCGAGCGACCTCTTCCTTGGAGAGGCCGAGCGCCGGGCAATCCGAGAGACTGTTGAGCAGGGTCTTCCGCCGCTTGCCGAACGCGCAGTGGACGACGTCGAAGAAGGCTGTCTCGCTCGGCACCTCTACCGCCGGTCGCGTCCTCGGCGTCAGGCGCACGATAGCGCTCGAAACATCGGGAGGAGGAAGGAAGACGTTCCTCGACACATGGGCCACCGTCTCGACCTCGGCATGGAACTGCACGAAGATGCTCATCGAGCCGTAGTCCCTCGATCCCGGTGACGCCTGCAGTCGGTCGGCGACCTCTTGCTGGACCATCAGGATCGAACGCTCGATCTGCTCGCGAGATTCAATTATCCGGGCGATTATCGGGCTGGTAACGTAGTACGGAAGGTTGCCGATGACCTTCACTCTCTCGCCGTCGAATCTCTCTTCGAGGAATCCGGGAAGGTCAAGGCCAAGGAAGTCCGCGTTCACTATCTCGATGTTCGGATGGCTGGCCGTGACCTCGTCCAAGATCGGGACGAGCTTCCGGTCTATTTCGATCGCGAGAACCTTCGCTCCGCGCTCGGCTATCCCCTCGGTTAGCGTACCGGCGCCGGGGCCGATCTCGATCACGGCGTCGCCCGGTCGGATGTCGGAGGCATCCAGCACCCGGTTGACGATGTTTCGATCCACCAGAAAGTTCTGGCCGAATCGCTTCCGCGCGTGGAAGCCGTGGCGGTTCAGGAGGTCCTTCAGTTGCGCGGGCGATGTGAGGTCAATGGTCATGGCTGGATGCAGAGCGGGCCGGAGTACGACTCCGGCCCGGAAAGTGCGGTTCGTATAGGGTCCATCCCCATCCGTCCAGCGCTCACTTCAGGATGTGCACGGTCACGTACCTGCGCCCGAAGCGGATTGCTTCGCCGTAGGTGTCGTAACAAAGGTCAATCTTGTTGCCCTTTATCGCGCCGCCGGTATCCGCCGCGACGCAGTAACCGTAGCCCTCCACATAAAGCTTCGTCCCAAGAGGGATGACTCGCGGGTCTACGGCTGCGACCCCCCTTCCGGCCCTCATTCCGGTGGCCGTTCGCCCAGTCGCATAGCGTCCGCAACTCCGTGGGCCGGGCTCGTATGCCGTTGCCATCATTCGCAGCGTCCTGACTCTGGCGCCTCCGCGCGACGCCAGGCTCGCACCCTGGGAAGTTACGACGATCTGATCCTTCGGTTGCCTGGTGATCCTGGTGTCAACTACCCGGCAGGAAGACTGAGCCCCGTCCTTGTAGTAGACCAGCAGTTTGATTTCCTTCTCGCCCGCCTCGCCGGTCTGGATCACGGAATCCTCTCCGCGGTGCCTGACGTCGTATCGGTAAGTGGTCTTGAGAGCGATCGGTTTGGTCTGGACTACGGTCTTCGTGGTGACTCTGGTGATGCGGATGGTCATGCTCGGGGTAGGCTTCACATCCATCTTATGGCTGCATCGGTCGAGCTTCCCGAATGAGACACCCGCCTCCTTCAGGATTCCGCCGACCGTAGCCTGAGTGGAGACATACTCCCACTCCTGACCGTCCGCGATGATCGTGACGGTGACGGCGGGTCCGCTCTGGCTCTGAGCGGTCACTACGATGCACAGGACCATCAGCGCGGCGAGCAGAGCCGCGATCGCTATGCGCAATTTCGTCTTACCTTTGTTGTCAAAAGTCAAAATATCGCCCCCCTCGGCGGTCGAAATACCCACAATGAGGCCCGGACGAAACATTGCCTCTCGGAGCAATACCTGGAAAACTGGACGCCGTGTTTCCGTGTCGGGTGACATCCGGCGTCGAACGGGCCTGTGGAAAAGGCTGTATCTGCTGCTGACTTGTGGATATTGTGTGTCGGCGATCCGACAGCCGTCTGAGTGTACCACAAGTCGTCGGCTAAGTCAACAGCCGCGATGAGTTGTGAGGATAGTCGAGTCCCTTGCCATGGATTGACGGCCGCCGGTCAGTCTCTCGGCGCCCGCCGCTCTCCTTCATTATGGGCATATTATTGCGCATCTGCAGGTCGCCCGGCCGCGGGTATGTGTAACGCGGGCTGCGAAGACCGCCTGGTTCGTGTATAATGGCCTCGGCACTCCATAGATCAGCCGAGTGAGGGAAGAAGACCATGAGATGCCGGAGCGTTCACCTGTCCGTCGTTTTGCTGATGCTGTTCTCGGCGGTCGCGTCGGCGCAGCAGCCTGAAGTGCGTGAGGCCGTCCTGCCAAACGGGCTGAAGGTGCTCACGAAGGAAGTCCACGCCGCGCCGGTGGTGAGCTTCCAGGTCTGGTACAGGGTCGGCTCGCGGAACGAGCAGCTCGGCAAGACCGGCCTGTCTCACCTCCTGGAGCATATGCAGTTCAAGGGCACGAAGTCGCTCAAGAAGGGCGAGATAGACAAGCTGATCCAGAGCAACGGAGGGCTGAGCAACGCCGCCACCTGGAAGGACTTCACCTTCTACTATGAGACCCTCTCCAGCGACAAACTCGAGCTTGCGATGCGCATCGAGTCCGACCGCATGGTGAACAGCCTGATCGACCCGAAGGAGTTTGCCGCGGAGGTGACCGTCGTGCGCTCGGAACTCGAGGGCGACGAGGGCAACCCCGACTCGCTGATCTACTACGAGCTCTACGCGAACGCGTTCAAGGCGCACCCATACCAATGGCCGACGATCGGCTGGACGCACGACGTACAGACGGTCAGCCGAGACGACCTCTATGCCTACTACAAGACTTTCTACAAGCCGAATAACGCGACTGTGGTGATCGTCGGCGACTTCGAGACCGAGAAGGCGCTGGCCCTCGTGAACAAGTATTTCGGCAAGATCAAAAAGGGCCCCGATGTGCCGCAGGTCACCTCGCGGGAGCCGGTCCAGTTCGGCGAGCGGCGCGCCGTCGCCACCAAGGCCGGGAACGCCTACCGGGTAATGATGGGCTTCCACAACCCGGCGATCGGCAGCCCGGATGTCTATCCGCTCGACGTGCTGGAGATCGCGCTTAGCGAGGGGATGAGCAGCCGCCTTTACAGGGCGCTCGTGGACAAGCAGCTTGCGACCGAAGCGTGGGCGAGCAACACCGTCAGCCGGGACCCGGACCTCTTCCTGCTCGGCGGAACGGCGCGCGACGGCGTGAAGATCGAAGATGTCGAGTCGGCGCTGCTGGCGGAGGTCGAGAAAATCAAGTCCGAGGGGATTACCGATCAGGAACTTCAAAAGGCCGTCAACCTGATCGAGGCATCGTTCGTCTACGGGAACGACAGCGTCTCGAACCAGGCGAGGATGCTCGGCAACTTCGAGACGATGTACTCCTGGAAGTACCTGGACGAGTACCTGCCGAACCTGCGTAAGGTCAGCAGGGAAGACGTCTCGCGCGCGGCGAGGAAGTACCTGACGGCAGAAAACCGGACGGTGGTAAAGTTTGTTCCTGCAGAGCCTGGAGTCAGAAGTCAGGAGTCAGAAGTTGGCGCGGAGCAGGACGGACTCAGGGTGCGGGTGCCGGCCTACCGGCCGGCGGATTCACCGCTCACCCCAACTCTCTCCCCCAAGGGGCGAGGGGGTATTGGCGCGGCTCCTGCCAAGTCCCATATCCCAAGCCCGAAATCCGCGGTAGCTCCGACCCGGTTGGTGCTCGAGAACGGCGTGGTCGCTATCTTCTACCCGAACCGGAGCAACGCGACCATCGGCGTGACCGGAAGCCTGAACGCCGGCGCGATGTTCGACCCCGAGGGCAAGAGCGGTGTCGCCGCGCTGACCGCCGGTCTGCTCGTGAAGGGCACAAAGTCGCGCACTGCCGACCAACTGGCGTCCGAGAGAGACTTCCTCGGCATCCGCATGAGCGCCGGCGCTGATACCGAGTCTATGAGCTTCAGCACGTACTCGCTCGCCAAGCACTTCGACAAGTCGCTCGAACTCCTGTCGGACGTGCTCCGGAACCCGGTCTTCCCGGACGAAGAACTTCAGAAGATCAAGGCCCGGCGGCTTTCCGGCCTGAAGCAGCAGCAGGACGACCCGCAGTCGCTTGCGTTCCGTCGCTTCTACGGCATGGTGTTCCCGAGAGGGCATCCGTACCACCAACTGTCTCTGGAGGAAGAGGCGGCGAACACCTCCGCGATCAGCCGGAATGACATCGTCTCGTTCTACGAGAAGTACTACGGCCCGCAGACCGCGATTATCGTGGTGGTCGGCGACGCCGATGAGCAGACGGCGCTGGCCAAGATCAGGCAGTACTTCGGCGACTGGAAACCGACTGGTCCCGCGGTGAAGGTCGAGATTCCCGAGGCTCCGATCCAGGGCCAGGTTGTGAAGGACGTCATCCGGGTGCCGGACAAGACCCAGGTGGACGTCGTGCTCGGATACTCGGGCGGACTCAAGCGGACCGACGCTGACTTCTACGCCGCGACGGTCATGAACCACATACTGGGCGGAGGAGGCGCGCTCGGCAGCCGGATGGGTGACGTGATTCGCGATCAGATGGGGCTCGTCTACAACGTATACAGCGCTTTTGAGGCGCAGCTCGGTGCCGGGTCGTGGCACTCATACCTCGGCACGAATCCGCAGAACCTCGACAAGGCTGTCACCGCGCTCGTCGAGCAGATGAAGCTGATGCAGGAGAAGGGTGCTACGAAGCAGGAGGTACGAGAGGCTGTGGACTACATCGCCGGCTCTTTCCCGGCCCGCCGCCTCGAGACCAGCAGCGCGATCGCGGCGACCCTTCACGGCGCGGAGTTCTACGGCCTGGGAATGGACTACCTGCGCGAGTACCAGAGCCTCTATCGCGCGGTCACCGTGGAGCAGGTAAACGCGGCGGCGAGGAAGTACCTTCACCCGGAGCGCTACACTCTTGTGCAGGCGGGAACGCTTGAATGAGTGTATAATAGACGAGGAAGTACAGGTGTTTCTCCGATGCCGTCTCATGTACGGACGTTTGTGTCGGAGCTGCACCCCGAACCGAGAAACTCGTTTACAAGTTCGAGATAACTGGTAAAACTCATAGCAGTCATCTGATCGGAGGTTAACCATGGCCGCGCGCGCCCGTACGCGCTCGTTCCTCTTCACTCTCTTCATCCTGGCCCTGATGGGACTCACTGTCTACAACGCCTGGCAGATTCGTGTGCTTCGCGCTGAGGTGAGCGACCTGATGGATCGGGTAGCGGCGCTGCACGGCGGCAACGATGCTCCTGCCCGTGGAGCGGTGGAAAAGCTCCAGCAGGCCCGCAGGCATGCCGACCTGGCGCGAAAACACATCGCGAGCGGGGAATTCCGGAAGGCGAAGACCGAAATGGATCGGAGCCTGCAGTTGATGAAGAGCGCCGGGGACACCACCGACAAGTCTTCGAAAGATGCCGCGAACCAGCTTCAGAAGACTCTCAAGGACGCTGGTGATGCCCTGGAGCGCATGTGGCAGGGCGTTACCGAGAAACCGAAAGTTACCGATAACAAAGGAGGATGATCCCAATGCTCAGACGCAGGCATATCGCCGCTCTCGCTCTGCTCCTGGCGGTCGCGATGTCGCTTACCGCCGGTTGCAAGCCGCAGAATATCATCAGCACCAGCGAGGAAGTCGAGATCGGCAAGGAGGCGGCGGCGAAGATCGAGAAAGAGCATCCCGTCAACAAGGATCCGCAGTTGAACCGACTGGTGACCGGAATGGGCCAGAACCTGGTCCGATATTCCAAACGCCAGGATATACAGTACACCTTCAAGATCCTTGACCACGACGAAGTCAACGCGGTGTCTCTCCCCGGCGGTTGGATCTACGTCTACAAAGGTCTGATTGACGCTACCAAGAACGAACCCGACCAACTCGCAGGAGTCATAGCGCATGAGATAGGACACGTCGCGGCCCGGCACCATGCTGACATGATCGGCCGCCAGGTGTTTGCGGGCGTACTTGTGCAGACGCTCACCCGAGGTGACACCCAGCAGTGGGCAGGCCTCTTTGCCAACCTGAGCCTGCTCAGTTGGAGCCGGGAGCATGAGTTCGAGGCCGACAAGCTGGGCGTGAACTACACGTTCCAGTCGAAACAGTACGCCCCTGAGGGCCTGATCGGCTTCTTTGCGGTACTGGAGGGGCGCGCAAAGAGCAACCCTTCCAAGTTCGAGCAGATGTTCCGGACTCACCCGGTGAACTCGGAGCGCATCAAGAGGGCCAACGAATATCTGGCTAAGTTAAAGTCAGGTGCGGTCCGGCCGTAGAGTTCGTGTCGCCTACCAGAGGGAGAAGCAGTTGTCGCTGACGGCCGTGATTCCGGCTTACAACGAGGGAGAGCGCCTGCGCGGGGTGCTGGGCGTCCTTCTGCGCTCCCGCGAGGTTGACGAGATCATCGTGGTGAGCGACGGCTCGACCGACGATACGTGCGAGGTCGCTCGGTCGTTCGACGGCGTCGTCGTTGTCGAGTTGAATGAGAACGTGGGGAAGGGCGGAGCGATGGTTGCCGGTGCCCGGCAGGCTTCCTCCGAGTTCATCGCATTCCTGGACGCCGATCTGCTTGGGATGACGCCCGATCACTTCGAGGCCCTCACGGCTCCCGTGCTCTCGGGCGAGGCGGACATGGCGATCGGCGTATTCAAGGGCGGTCGTCCGCGCACGGACTGGGCGCAAGTGATCGCCCCATTCATCTCCGGCCAGAGGGTCATGCGGCGTGAAGACTTCCTGTCCATACCCGAGCTGGAGGCGACCCGATACGGCGTCGAGGTAGCGATCACCGGCCATGCGCGCAGGGCCGGCCTCAGGATCAGGCCGGTGACTCTCCTCGGCATGACCCATCCGATGAAGGAAGAGAAAATAGGATTCATCCCCGGGACGCTGTCCCGGCTCGTCATGTACTGGGATATTCTTCGGATCGCGTGCATACCGCGGCGCCGGAGGTCGAAAGCCAAGAGTCGAAAGCTCGAAGTTCGAAGCTGAGGTATTCTTCGGGCTAGCGTCCGCTCATGATCCGTTCTGCTTCCGCGAGTTGCTCCGGAGTGTTCACTCCAAGAACCTCTTCCGGGTCGCACGACGCCGATGTCACGCGCTTACCCTGCGAGATCGCGATGTCCACCATCTCCGTCAGGCATTTTTCCCCGGCCTCGTTCTCGCTCATCAGTCCGATGTTCGTCCACAGCCAGCCGGAGTCGAACGCGTAACACCCGCCGTTGATCTCGCGGATAGCCCTCTCGGGTCTTCCCGCCATCTTCTCCTCCACGACACCCGTGATCCGTCCGTCCGTGCCCCGGACGATGCGTCCGTATCCCGTGGGATCGTCCAGAGTCGCGGAGGTCAGGCTGACGGCCGCGCGCCCCAGCAGGTGGGCGTCCATCAGCGCGCGCACGGTTTCGGCGCGGAATAGCGGACTGTCCCCACACATGACTAGGATGTGCCGCGACCGACCTTCCGCCGCTTCGCGCGCGCACATCACCGCGTGTCCGGAGCCGAGTTGCTGTTCCTGGAGTACATAGGCGTATCCTCTGCCGAGTGTCCGCTCGACCAGTTCGGCGCCCCTGCCGACGATGATGATCGGCTTTGCGATGCCGACCGCCTCGAGCGCGTCGAGGACGTGGCATACCATCGGACGCCCACAGAGAAGATGCAGCACCTTGGGCAGGTCCGACCCCATCCTCGTACCCTTCCCCGCCGCGAGGACTATCGCTTGGAAGGCAACTGTGCGTTTCGGCATTGCTCGGCCTCAGTACTGACGGCTGCAGCAGCAGTCGGTTTCATTATAGCCTCCCGTTCGCGAGCAGGACAAGTTCCAGGTGTCCTGTTTGGCAAACCCACAAGTCGGGTACTAGAGTGAAGGAAGCACGGCGCGGATTGTCGCGCCACACAGGATGTGAATGGAGGCAACATCTATGACGGTACAGAGGGTGATGTGTCTGGCGTTGGTGCTCGTGTTCGCGTGCACCGCGACGCTGACCAGTCCGGCATTCTCCGCCAACCTGCTCACGCAGGCTCTGAAGTTGTTTGGGATCGGTTACGTGGTCAGCCAGTTTGGGCCGCAGATTGACAAGTTCGTCACGAACCTGGCCGGCCAGCGCGGAGTCGAGTGGGAGGGCGCGACAAAAGTCGTTCCAATCGTGTCCGTCGGCCAGGGGGTATTCGTGGGTGCGGCGCAGGTAGTCGGTACCCCGGCCCAGGTGGACAAGGTCAAGGCCGTCGGCCAGTTGGAGGCTTCGATATCGAGCTTCCGCGGCAAGCTGCTCATCCCTATAGAAACGAGGAAGCCGACCAGCGACTTGTCTCGGGTCAGCGGGGTAGGCGTATCGGCTCTGCTCGATTTCGACATCTGAAAGCCGGAGGAGGTTTGATCATGATGAACAGCAATCACTCGAGTTTCTTGACGAGAACAGGATTCTTAGTCGCGCTGACAATCATAGCCGCCGGCACGGTCGGGGTGCTGCTGCACGGGATGACCGCCGGCGATGACAGGTTTATATCGCCGGCCTACGCGGTGACCGCCGCTCTCGCCCGCGAGGCT
This window harbors:
- a CDS encoding sulfatase-like hydrolase/transferase — encoded protein: MTRRDFLRGSLAGAACLGLCGLPLPAYGAKKPNVVIIFCDDLGYQDVGCFGSPNIKTPKLDQMATEGMRFTSFYSAAPVCTPSRAALLTGCYPQRVNLPQVINYSHSIGISSKEITLAELLRGEGYATACIGKWHLGWQKEFLPTRHGFDYYYGLPYSNDMKYGDDKVPLIRGEEIIEQPAVLETLTERYTDEAIRFIRKHSDEPFFLYLPHTFPHTPLAASEEFLGKSRGGLYGDVVECIDWSAGRIMETLKELGLDDNTLVVFTSDNGPWLVKGKDGGSALPLRSGKGTTWEGGMREPTIMRWPGRIPAGTTCSEMATTMDLLPTIAALAGTKAPTDRIVDGKDIRPLMMGEPGAASPHEAFYYYRADELQAVRSGKWKLVLEHIDRPGKTDVPQALYDLEKDIGETTDVSAKYPSIVKRLETLARKCREDLGDALTGAVGRNRRPCGQVKQAPAG
- a CDS encoding 1-deoxy-D-xylulose-5-phosphate synthase; protein product: MTRLIERIQYPADLKVLTAEELRQLAEEIRERIVQVVSRTGGHLASSLGAVDLTIALHSVYESPKDRIIWDVGHQAYAHKMLTGRCACFDSLRQYEGISGFPRRSESLHDAFGAGHSSTSISAALGFAKARDLRGTDEKIVAVIGDGALTGGQAMEAFNNAGQLGSKMLVILNDNEMSISPNVGALAMHLSKLRALPLYRRVEDRAKSVVENLPVGGRTLSRTAEGILHGVTRLIGSETGVIFEEMGFTYLGPIDGHDIGLMMEILSAAKTMDGPVMVHVLTTKGKGYEHAEKDSRLWHGTPPFEITNGEAQPSSGDQTYTSAFSDALIELATADERIVAVTAAMPDGTGLSSFAEQFPDRFFDVGIAEPHAVTFAAGLAAAGMRPVVAVYSTFLQRAYDQVLHDVCLQRLPVVFAIDRAGLVGEDGPTHHGVFDLSYLRHMPNLTIAAPSDPVELRAMLVLALEHPGPVAIRYPRGSNPMLPSHDDVSGLALGLSEVIGDGDDVCIVAIGSMVHPALKAREILRESGTSAALVNARYAKPLDSEVITRFARKCRRLVVVEENSASGGFGSAVMELLAEAGVNDVEIRLIGLPDEFAVHGKISVLREHYGLDAEHIAAVAAEATATASRLASS
- a CDS encoding nucleotidyltransferase family protein, with amino-acid sequence MTSPNGSLPAIVLAGAPAEPDMAEMHGIVNRADLPIAGRTMIQRIVDALIASANVGEIVVIGDAACSGDLKRIESRGSLIDNLIAGAETCAEAARMLVCTSDIPAATAETIDDFVGRCADYDADFFYPIVTKEDSERRFPGVKRTYAKMAEGTFTGGNIMLFSRRFILENGDTIRSVAQNRKSIVGLARLLGIGVLLRVVLAQAVWPGAITLADLEKVAGRILGARIKAVTTPMAEIAADVDNLEQAADIERCM
- the ispE gene encoding 4-(cytidine 5'-diphospho)-2-C-methyl-D-erythritol kinase — translated: MRSFAKVNLTLDVLGKRPDGYHAIESVMQTVSLHDTVSLSLGGSSGIRLTCDTDGIPTDARNLAHRAASAVFEASGVSPGLEIAIEKRIPAEAGLGGGSSNAAAVLRGLGLLLELSRDDVFGLAAQVGSDVPFFMVGGTAQVSGRGEYVHALPEVPEMWIVVVKPPFGISTPWAYRRLDEVRAAGGQPTPDSERGTASMRMVECVRSGSPVSGLHSLVHNDLEPPAMEQHPDIAEMRDALRESGARAALLCGSGSAVFGLFEDESQARSAECDLSDRSDASGSAVFVARTVGREEALDID
- the rsmA gene encoding 16S rRNA (adenine(1518)-N(6)/adenine(1519)-N(6))-dimethyltransferase RsmA; the protein is MTIDLTSPAQLKDLLNRHGFHARKRFGQNFLVDRNIVNRVLDASDIRPGDAVIEIGPGAGTLTEGIAERGAKVLAIEIDRKLVPILDEVTASHPNIEIVNADFLGLDLPGFLEERFDGERVKVIGNLPYYVTSPIIARIIESREQIERSILMVQQEVADRLQASPGSRDYGSMSIFVQFHAEVETVAHVSRNVFLPPPDVSSAIVRLTPRTRPAVEVPSETAFFDVVHCAFGKRRKTLLNSLSDCPALGLSKEEVARVLNQAGIDPALRAERLSLEDFATIARAL
- a CDS encoding G5 domain-containing protein; translation: MRIAIAALLAALMVLCIVVTAQSQSGPAVTVTIIADGQEWEYVSTQATVGGILKEAGVSFGKLDRCSHKMDVKPTPSMTIRITRVTTKTVVQTKPIALKTTYRYDVRHRGEDSVIQTGEAGEKEIKLLVYYKDGAQSSCRVVDTRITRQPKDQIVVTSQGASLASRGGARVRTLRMMATAYEPGPRSCGRYATGRTATGMRAGRGVAAVDPRVIPLGTKLYVEGYGYCVAADTGGAIKGNKIDLCYDTYGEAIRFGRRYVTVHILK